One genomic region from Nymphaea colorata isolate Beijing-Zhang1983 chromosome 12, ASM883128v2, whole genome shotgun sequence encodes:
- the LOC116266305 gene encoding NADH dehydrogenase [ubiquinone] 1 alpha subcomplex subunit 9, mitochondrial, with product MMEAYSRRVGPLMKSSTTLRYLYASSECRNEHPRYASTLAVKGVGHLVRKGTGGRSSVSGIVATVFGATGFLGRYVVQQLAKMGSQVLVPFRGSEDSHRHLKLMGDLGQIVPMKYNPRDESSIKAVMAKANVVLNLIGREYETRNYSFEEVNLDMAEHIAKIAREHGGIMRFIQMSCLGASSSSPSRMLRAKAAAEAVVLRELPEATIMKPAVMIGTEDRIMNKWAHFAKKWSFLPMIGNGSSKIQPVYVIDVAAAIVAALKDDGASMGKVYELGGPDIMTVHQLAELMYEVIREWPRYVNVPFPIARAVATPREFFLRKVPFPLPNPDIFNLDQIESLTVDTVVSENALTFQDLGIAPHKLKGYPTEYLTCYRKGGPSIGATISERITSPDF from the exons ATGATGGAAGCCTACTCGAGGCGTGTTGGGCCTCTGATGAAATCCTCCACCACGCTCAGATACCTCTACGCATCTTCAG AATGCAGAAATGAACATCCAAGATATGCGTCCACTCTCGCGGTTAAGGGCGTTGGGCATCTCGTTCGGAAGGGCACCGGTGGGCGATCATCCGTCAG TGGAATTGTTGCGACGGTGTTTGGGGCCACGGGGTTCCTTGGCCGTTATGTGGTACAACAGCTTG CCAAAATGGGATCACAAGTTTTGGTTCCTTTCAGAGGTTCGGAGGATTCCCATAGACATCTCAAATTGATGGGTGACTTGGGTCAG ATTGTACCAATGAAATATAATCCACGAGATGAAAGTTCAATCAAGGCAGTTATGGCAAAAGCTAATGTTGTGCTGAATCTTATTG GAAGAGAGTATGAGACTCGGAACTACAGTTTTGAGGAAGTGAACCTTGATATGGCTGAACATATAGCTAAG ATAGCTAGAGAACATGGTGGCATCATGAGATTTATACAAATGTCCTGCTTAGgggcatcttcttcttctccatccaGAATGCTGAGAGCCAAAGCTGCTGCAGAAGCGGTTGTTCTGAGAGAGTTACCAGAG GCAACGATCATGAAGCCAGCTGTTATGATTGGTACAGAAGACCGAATTATGAATAAGTGGGCGCACTTTGCGAAGAAGTGGAGTTTTCTTCCAATGATAGGGAATGGATCATCAAA GATCCAACCGGTTTATGTCATTGATGTTGCTGCTGCCATTGTTGCTGCCTTGAAAGATGATGGAGCTAGCATGGGCAAGGTGTATGAGTTGGGTGGTCCAGATATTATGACTGTACATCAACTG GCTGAACTGATGTATGAAGTTATTCGTGAATGGCCCCGTTATGTTAATGTACCTTTTCCTATTGCAAGG GCTGTTGCAACCCCAAGAGAGTTCTTTCTGCGGAAGGTTCCATTCCCTCTTCCCAACcctgacattttcaatttggatcagattGAATCCCTTACAGTGGACACAGTTGTTTCTGAAAATG CATTAACGTTTCAAGACCTAGGGATTGCGCCCCACAAACTGAAGGGCTATCCAACCGAGTACCTCACTTGCTACCGTAAGGGTGGACCTTCTATTGGTGCTACGATCAGTGAGAGAATAACGAGTCCGGATTTCTAG
- the LOC116266280 gene encoding glyceraldehyde-3-phosphate dehydrogenase GAPCP1, chloroplastic-like has product MATSPMIRSSSVADSRSHAMASLKGACFNKLKLQQGRLQDNFLGYTNHFGNAASIQSRNARSLQPIRSTATQMPPKVNSSANSGTVRIGINGFGRIGRLVLRVASEGHGVDVVAVNDPFIDAKYMAYMLKYDSTHGRFKGTVRVLDDSTLEINGKKIFVSNKRNPAELPWDIHGVDYVVESSGVFTTTEKASAHLKAGAKKVVISAPSADAPMFVVGVNEHSYKPEMNVVSNASCTTNCLAPLAKVVHSEFGIIEGLMTTVHATTATQKTVDGPSMKDWRGGRGAGQNIIPSSTGAAKAVGKVLPELNGRLTGMAFRVPTPNVSVVDLTCRLERPASYEAVKAAIRAASEGPMKGILGYTDEDVVSNDFVGDSRSSIFDAKAGIGLSNSFMKLVSWYDNEWGYSNRVVDLIEHMALVASSSN; this is encoded by the exons ATGGCGACATCTCCGATGATCAGATCGTCTTCTGTCGCTGACTCCAGATCCCACGCCATGGCCTCTCTTAAG GGGGCTTGCTTTAATAAGCTTAAGCTGCAGCAGGGGAGGCTCCAAGATAACTTCTTGGGCTACACAAATCACTTTGGTAATGCTGCCTCCATTCA GTCTCGCAATGCTAGAAGTTTACAGCCTATAAGGTCTACAGCGACTCAGATGCCTCCAAAAGTTAACA GTTCTGCAAACAGTGGGACTGTGAGGATTGGCATAAATG GTTTTGGCCGCATTGGAAGGCTGGTGTTGCGTGTGGCTTCAGAAGGACATGGTGTTGATGTTGTTGCTGTGAACGACCCTTTTATTGATGCTAAGTATATG GCTTATATGCTTAAGTATGACTCGACACATGGAAGGTTCAAAGGAACTGTTAGGGTTTTGGACGACTCGACCTTGGAGATCAATGGAAAGAAGATATTTGTCTCTAATAAAAG GAACCCAGCAGAGCTTCCTTGGGACATTCATGGTGTTGACTATGTAGTTGAGTCTTCTGGAGTTTTCACCACAACTGAGAAGGCCTCTGCACATCTTAAG GCAGGTGCAAAGAAAGTGGTGATATCTGCCCCTTCAGCTGATGCCCCGATGTTTGTAGTGGGTGTAAATGAGCACAGCTACAAACCTGAAATGAatgttgtctctaatgcaagtTGTACGACCAACTGTTTGGCTCCTCTTGCAAAA GTTGTGCATTCAGAGTTTGGCATTATTGAAGGTCTCATGACTACTGTACATGCTACAACCG CTACACAGAAGACTGTAGATGGTCCTTCAATGAAGGACTGGCGGGGAGGTCGTGGAGCAGGGCAGAATATTATCCCAAGTTCCACTGGTGCTGCCAAG GCTGTGGGAAAGGTGCTTCCTGAGTTGAATGGGAGACTTACTGGCATGGCCTTCCGTGTTCCAACACCCAACGTTTCTGTTGTGGATCTTACCTGTCGGTTGGAGAGACCAGCTTCATATGAGGCCGTAAAGGCAGCAATAAG GGCTGCTTCAGAAGGTCCCATGAAGGGCATTCTTGGGTACACGGATGAAGATGTGGTCTCCAATGATTTTGTCGGCGACAGCAG GTCAAGCATCTTTGATGCAAAAGCTGGCATTGGTTTGAGCAATTCATTCATGAAGCTTGTGTCATGGTACGACAATGAGTGGGGTTACAG CAACCGAGTTGTTGATCTGATCGAGCACATGGCTTTGGTGGCGTCATCAAGTAACTGA